The Pseudomonas protegens genome contains the following window.
ACGGTTCTGGAACAGGTAGTCGATGGACACCGCCAGGTAGTTGTTCGGCGCCAGCAGGCCGCCGCTGGGGGTGACGATGCCGTGGCGGTCGTGATCGGGGTCGCAGGCGAAGGCCACGTCGAAGCGCTCCTTCAGGCCGATCAATCCTTGCATGGCGTAGCTGGAGGATGGGTCCATGCGAATCTGTCCGTCCCAGTCCACCGACATGAAACGGAAGGTGGCGTCCACCTGCTTGTTCACCACCTCCAGATCAAGGCGGTAGTGCTCGGCGATGGCCGACCAGTAGCGCACCCCTGCTCCACCCAGCGGATCCACGCCAAGGCGCAGCTTGGCGTTGCGGATGGCATCCAGGTCGATGACGTTGATCAGGTCGGCGACGTAGGTATTGAGGTAGTCATGGCGATGGGTGGTATCGGCCTTCAGCGCCTGCTCGTAGCTGATGCGCTTGACTCCGGCCAGCTTGGCCGCCAGCAGTTCGTTGGCCTTGGCTTCGATCCACTTGGTGATGTGGGTATCGGCCGGGCCGCCATTGGTGGGGTTGTACTTGTAGCCGCCGCTTTGTGGCGGGTTGTGGGACGGAGTGATGACGATCCCGTCCGCCAGGCCCGAGGTGCGGCCGCGGTTGTAGCAGAGAATGGCATGGGACACCGCCGGGGTCGGGGTGTACTCGTCACCGGCAGCGATCATCACCGTCACGCCGTTGGCCGCCAGGACTTCCAGGGCGCTGGCCCCGGCCGGGGTCGACAGGGCGTGGGTATCGATGCCGACAAACAGCGGCCCGGTGATGCCCTGGGCTTCACGGTACAGGCAAATGGCCTGACTGATGGCCAGGACGTGCCATTCATTGAAACTCAGATCGAACGAACTGCCGCGATGTCCGGAGGTGCCGAAAGCCACGCGCTGGGTAGGCACCGAGGCATCGGGTTGACCGGTGTAATACGCCGTAACCAGTCGCGGGATGTCGACCAGCAATTCAACCGGTGCCGGTTTACCCGCAAAAGGACTGAGAGTCATGCAAAACCTCTGGAAAAGGATGGTTCGGGAATGGAGCGCAGTTTACTGGCAGTTTGACCGCAGCGCGATGGAATCTATCCCGCCCCGCCGCGCTTTTCTGTAGGCGTCGGCCGGCCGGCAAAAGGCTCCGGGAACCCCGTGCAGATTTGAAGAGGGTCTTCGCCAACCGGCCGATAGCCAGGGGCACAGATACAAAAACGCCAGGCTAGGCCTGGCGTTGGAGTCATCAGGCCGGTTCGACCTGCAGAGCCACCCGTTCGCGGCATGGACACTCGTCCATGTAACGGTGCGCCTCGACAAATTCGCTGAAGGGGAAGACCCGGGTCTTCAAGGGCAGCAGCACGCGGTCGGCGGTCAACTGGTTGATGTCGCGCAGCGCGCGCTGTAACGCCACCTGATCCTGAATGATCCCCAACTCGGGCTTGCCGGTGAAATTGCCGATGCAGTGGACGAAGAACTGAATGTTCTTCTGGAACGCGGCACAGGCCGGGAACGGCGTCTGGTTGCCACCTTGCAAGCCATACAGCACCAGGCTGCCACGGGGCGCCAGGACATCGCCAAGCATCGACATCTGCGGACCGCCCAGGCCATCGAACACCACGTCGACCCCGCGATTGTCGGTGAGCTTGTTGATCTGCATCAGCAGGTCCTGCTCCTCGGTGACTATGACTTTCTCGGCACCCAGGGACAGCAGGTACTCACGTTCTTCCGCGGTCTTGGTGGCGGCAATCACCCGCACACCCAGGGCTTTGCCCAACTGCACAAAGGACGGACCGGCACAGTGGCTGGCGTCGGTCACCAAAGCGAATTGCCCGGGCTTGACCCGCGCCAGATCGACATAGGCGAAATAGGCGATCAACAGCGGCGTGTAATGCACGGCCGCCTCGATGGGGCTCAGCACCTCCGGGTAGCGGGTCAGGGCCGAGCGCGGCAGGACGATCAGTTCGCCGTAGACCGGATAATCATTGGGACTTTCGGCGGGAAAGCTGGCGACCTTGTCACCGACCGCAAGGTCGTCGACGCCCTCGCCCACTGCGGTGACCACGCCGGCCATTTCATGCCCCAGCCCAGATGGCAGGCGGGCATGGGACGACGCCAGGTTCTGCCGCCAGAGCACATCGTACCAACTGATACCAATGGCTTCGACTCGTACCTGCACTTCGCCTGGCGCAGGCAACGAGGCCGCATGCTCTTCGCATTTGAGCACCTCGGCCGGTCCAAACTTGTGAAAACGAATCGTGCGGGACATCGCAAACCTCGTCAAATTAACCTCTAATGCCGCGAACTTTATCCGGGCTTTGAAAGCAAGACTATCAGTGCCTATTAATAGTCGACATGTCTGTCATTGATTCCGTGCCCTTGATCAGCGGGGCGGACAGCACTTCCCGTGCGCGGCCTGACTACAAACAAAAACATTTAGCCGGTGCAGAGTACCAGCCTTTACCCGTAAGATTCACGCCGACCTTTTTACCCAAAGGGTCGCTCCCGTCAAGTTCGCTGACTCTGCCAGGACTCCAGATGAATCGTAATGACCTGCGTCGTGTCGACCTGAACCTGTTGATCGTGTTCGAAACCCTGATGCACGAACGCAGCGTGACCCGCGCCGCCGAGAAGCTGTTTCTTGGCCAGCCGGCCATCAGCGCCGCCTTGTCGCGCCTGCGCAATCTGTTCGACGACCCCCTGTTCGTGCGTACTGGCCGCAGCATGGAGCCTTCGGCCCGGGCGGTAGAGATCTTCGCCCTGCTCTCGCCGGCCCTGGACTCGATTTCCACCGCCGTCAGTCGCGCCGCCGAATTCGATCCCGCCACCAGCACCGCGGTGTTCCGGATCGGCCTGTCCGACGATGTGGAATTCGCCCTGCTGCCCATGCTGCTCAAACGCCTGCGGGCCGAGGCCCCGGGTATCGTGCTGGTGGTGCGTCGGGCCAACTACCTGCTGATGCCGTCGCTGCTGGCCTCCGGTGAAATCTCCATCGGCGTCAGCTACACCGCCGACCTGCCGGCCAATGCCAAGCGCAAGGTATTGCGCCGCAGCCTGCCGAAACTGCTGCGTGCCGACACCGTTCCGGGCGCCCTGAGCCTGGACGACTTCTGCGCCCGCCCCCATGCCCTGGTGTCGTTCGCCGGGGACCTGAGCGGCTTTATCGATGAAGAACTGGAGAAGCTCGGACGCAAGCGCCATGTGGTACTGGCCGTGCCGCAATTCAACGGCCTGAGCACCCTGCTGGCCGGCACCGACATCCTCGCCACCGTCCCCGACTACACCGCCGAGGCCCTGACCGCCGCCGGCGGAGTACGCGCCGAAGACCCGCCCCTGCCGGTGCGCAGCTTCGAGTTGCACATGGCCTGGCGCGGCTCCCAGGACAACGACCCGGGAGAGCGCTGGTTGCGTTCGCGGATTCAGATGTTCTTCGGCGACCCTGAGAGTCTTTAGGCGTCGGCTGGCAGGCTGTTCGGCTGATCATTTTTGCCTTTCCACAAACCATGGAGCTCCATTCACTTCCAGTGGATTGCTACATTGGGGGCATATTTGAGGGCATGCTTTGGATGGTTTGAAAAGGATGCCCCCAGCCTGAGGCCAAGCAGGCTATTGATGAGGATGGGTGCACTGAGGGAGCTATGAATCCTCGACCCTACCCCGTATCAATGACCGAGCCGTAGTGAGCGCACCACCCACCACGCTCGACAAATGCGTGCGAATGTAAAAAAAATATGATGGCACAATGCCTTGGCAACCGGCAAAATCCATACGTTCCCAACGGATTTGAAGGACCGGTTCCGATGACATGGCCAGTCACGCTGAAACTCGACAGCTCAGCCTACCCGCTGAGCGTGGTGCAACGCGCCGCTTATTCCTTGGCCGACACTGTCGCGATCCAGGTCGGTATTGTAACCAATCAGATAAGCCTCACGGCCCACCCCGCTGAAGCGAGGCTAACGCTTTCCCCGGAACAGGCTCACTCGCTGATCCTTCAGCATCTGAACGACTTCGCCCTATGCGACCATATCAACCGCGAAACAGCAGGGCTGCGCAAAGTCTTGGCCCGAACCGCGCTCGCTGGATGTGGGATTTCCCAGTGACACTAATTGCGACAGACGCCAAGCACTGCCGCTTGTTGCCTTTTCGATCATGTGGCCTACAACCTTCACCAGATCTTGGAGGGGCGTTGGTCGTTTCATCGAGTTTTATTCGGCGTGACAAGGCTGAAGACTACATGCAACACGGACAATTCGACGCAGTCGCCAAGCCATCGATTACTGCACCCTGCTCTCAAAGGTGTCCGATCCGTGCTCCTGATTCCAGTGCTTAAGGATCTTGTGGTTGGCAGCCTGGGTTCCGCGACTTCACCGCTGTGCGTGTTCTTGTAACGCTTCACCTCGCGAGGCTTGCTCTGGGTGTTGAGGGGCGCGCTGGTGGAGGTCACGGTCAGACCTTTGGACGGATCCAAGATGGTGCTCACTTGACGCAAGCTCATACCGTACTCCTCCGGTTCGCCTTGAGTTTTTGTTCAATCTCTATTTCCTACTCCAAGCCGGAGTCGTTCTTCATCGCATCCAGTTGTCGCAGCTGCGCTTCCAGCACTTTAAACTCTGCAAGTTTCGACATAGACACCCTAACAATAAGGCTACTCTGGCAAAAACAACCGAAACGCATCGGGTCGTCGAGAGCTACTCTGCTTCGCTACATTTACCCGACGAGCCGTCGCATTCATTAGAGTTAGGCGTTTTACTTTCCTTATATTTATCTATGAATTTCTTACTTTCCGCCCCCCAGTCATTTTTATGCAAGAACCAATCATCCGAGAGCGCACTATGAGTGAGATTCCGCATAGCCCTATCGAAATCAGAGAACAGATCATCGACGACATTCAATGGCAGTTCAACTCTAACCAGATGAGAGCTGGTCGCAGTTACTTTGGCATCACTGAACAATTCCTCAATTCTAGGCCTCGAGAGAGCTATTGTAGTTTCCTGTTCAAGAGGCGAAAGTTTGATTAATTCATTCAAATCTTCCTTAAGAATTGAAAGCGACCACTCCAACGAACGCACCAAATGCGATAGATGTTTACTCTCAATTTCTTCCGAAGTAACTAAAGGCAGATTTTCACCTTCCGTGCCGCTCGCAAACTCCTTTCGATATCGTAACAATGATTCAATAGTCTGCAATACCCCAACGACCTGTGAAATCATGGATGAAACAGAACCATACAATATAGTAATTGGCATGTTGTATTGAGAGCTACCAATACCTTTTTCGGGTGAAACTTGAGAGCTCGACACTTTATGATAATATGAGCCTGCCCCATAAACATCCTGAGACCAACTGTATCGTCCTTGTAGCTTAGCTAGCACTTGTGGGTAGACCGTACTCCACACACCGCTAACTGACGGGCCTCTATCTTCCGTCCATAAATTACTCAAAGGAATGGTGGTACATCTTTGACTTGCTACTAAAGCATCAATTTTTCGCTTATATTCTCCCTGAATCCTTTTTCCGCCCTCATCTATTAGCAATATTAGATGACATTCATTCAATCCTTCAGCTTCAAGCGCATCGAGAATTTCAACCACAGCTCGACCAGAGATCAC
Protein-coding sequences here:
- a CDS encoding LysR family transcriptional regulator is translated as MNRNDLRRVDLNLLIVFETLMHERSVTRAAEKLFLGQPAISAALSRLRNLFDDPLFVRTGRSMEPSARAVEIFALLSPALDSISTAVSRAAEFDPATSTAVFRIGLSDDVEFALLPMLLKRLRAEAPGIVLVVRRANYLLMPSLLASGEISIGVSYTADLPANAKRKVLRRSLPKLLRADTVPGALSLDDFCARPHALVSFAGDLSGFIDEELEKLGRKRHVVLAVPQFNGLSTLLAGTDILATVPDYTAEALTAAGGVRAEDPPLPVRSFELHMAWRGSQDNDPGERWLRSRIQMFFGDPESL
- the pgm gene encoding phosphoglucomutase (alpha-D-glucose-1,6-bisphosphate-dependent), encoding MTLSPFAGKPAPVELLVDIPRLVTAYYTGQPDASVPTQRVAFGTSGHRGSSFDLSFNEWHVLAISQAICLYREAQGITGPLFVGIDTHALSTPAGASALEVLAANGVTVMIAAGDEYTPTPAVSHAILCYNRGRTSGLADGIVITPSHNPPQSGGYKYNPTNGGPADTHITKWIEAKANELLAAKLAGVKRISYEQALKADTTHRHDYLNTYVADLINVIDLDAIRNAKLRLGVDPLGGAGVRYWSAIAEHYRLDLEVVNKQVDATFRFMSVDWDGQIRMDPSSSYAMQGLIGLKERFDVAFACDPDHDRHGIVTPSGGLLAPNNYLAVSIDYLFQNRPQWRADAAVGKTVVSSGLIDRVAARLGRRLYEVPVGFKWFADGLFDGSLGFGGEESAGASFLRKDGGVWCTDKDGLIPSLLAAEMTARTGRDPSQAYRALCDELGEPFSVRVDAKANPQQKALLSKLSPQQVTSTQLAGEPIQQILSQAPGNDQAIGGLKVMTENGWFAARPSGTEDIYKIYAESFIGDDHLKQLVQEAQTLVDTAISGN
- a CDS encoding zinc-dependent alcohol dehydrogenase family protein, whose translation is MSRTIRFHKFGPAEVLKCEEHAASLPAPGEVQVRVEAIGISWYDVLWRQNLASSHARLPSGLGHEMAGVVTAVGEGVDDLAVGDKVASFPAESPNDYPVYGELIVLPRSALTRYPEVLSPIEAAVHYTPLLIAYFAYVDLARVKPGQFALVTDASHCAGPSFVQLGKALGVRVIAATKTAEEREYLLSLGAEKVIVTEEQDLLMQINKLTDNRGVDVVFDGLGGPQMSMLGDVLAPRGSLVLYGLQGGNQTPFPACAAFQKNIQFFVHCIGNFTGKPELGIIQDQVALQRALRDINQLTADRVLLPLKTRVFPFSEFVEAHRYMDECPCRERVALQVEPA
- the hxsD gene encoding His-Xaa-Ser system protein HxsD; its protein translation is MTWPVTLKLDSSAYPLSVVQRAAYSLADTVAIQVGIVTNQISLTAHPAEARLTLSPEQAHSLILQHLNDFALCDHINRETAGLRKVLARTALAGCGISQ